DNA sequence from the Nisaea sediminum genome:
CTCCAGCCCTTTGTAGAGACCGGCCACCTGCTCCGCGTAGCCGTTATAGAGCAGGGTGGGGATCTTGGTGCCGCCGCCGAGGGGTCGTTCGGAGGCCTGGCTCCAGCGCGGATGCGGCACTTCCGGGTTCACGTTGGCCCAGAAACCGTACTCGCTTGCCTGCAGCGATTCCCAGTAGGAGACCGGGCGCTCGGAAGTGAAGGTGAAGCGGGTGATCGATTTGACGGACTTGAAGCCGTATTTCCACGGCACGGCGAGGCGCAGCGGCGCGCCGTTCTGCCGCGGCATCGGCTTGCCGTAAATCCCGGTCGCGATGAAGGCGAGGTCGTTCATCGCCTCCTCGATGGTCAGGCCCTCGGTATAGGGCCAGGGGTACCAATGCTGCTTCTGTCCGCGCGCCATCTCCGGATCCATGAAAGTCTCCATGCGGACATACTTCGCCGAAGCGAGCGGTTCCGCGAGCTTGACCAGCGCGGACAGCGGGAACCCGCTCCACGGCACGACCATCGACCAGGTCTCGACGCAGCGATGGCGGTAGACCCGCTCCTCCAGCGGCATCTGGTCGAGCAGGTCGTCGATGTCGATGGTCCTGGTCTTCGTGACCTCTCCGTCGAGAGTGACGGTCCAGGGCCGGATCTTCAGGTCCTGCGCTGCGCGAGAGATGTCCTTGTGGCTGCCGAACTCGTAGAAATTGTTGTAGCTGGTGGCAAGATCCTCCGCCGTCAGAGGATAGTTCTTGCCTGCATCGGCGTAGGCCGGGTTGCGCTTCACCGGATAGAGATGCGCGGACGGATCCGGCGGGAGTGCGGCGATCATGCTCGCCGGATCGCCGTCTGCGGTCGCTTCCTCGCCGCAGCCGGTCAGCGCCGCCGCCGAAAGCACCATCGGCCCGGCGGCGATGCCCTTCAGCAGGGCCCGTCGGTTGTGGAACACCGACTCCGGCGTTGCCGCACTTTCCGGCAGCTCCCAGCCTTTCCATCGTTTCAACAGCATCGCGCATCCTCCGGCCGCAAATATCCAGACGACAGACATAGGCCAGCATTCCGGACACGGCCAGTCACGTGCGGGTGAGAGCCGTGTCCGGAGATGCCGGGACCGAACGTCAGGCGGCGAGTTTCTCCTCGAGATCGAGAACCTCGAGGCAGGCATGCGCCGCCTCGCGCCCCTTGGCTTCCATATGAGCCCGGAAGAAGCCGATATGGTCGTCCGTGCCGTGGAAATGGTGCGGCGTCAGGACCACGGAGAGCACCGGCACCCCGCTGTCGAGCTGGACGCGCATCAGCCCGTCGATCACCGCGGAGGCGACGAAATCGTGCCGGTAGATCCCGCCATCGACGACGAAAGCGGTGGCCACGATGGCGTCATAGTCGGGCCGTGCGGCGAGTCTCTGGGCCATCAGCGGGATCTCGAACGCGCCGGGCACCTCGAAATAGTCGACGCGGTCGCCGCCGAAGCCGCGTTCGGCGAACTCGGCGGCAAAGCCGGACCGGGCCTGGCTGGTCATGTCATGGTGCCAGCGGGCCTGGACGAAGGCGATGCGGCCGCCGACCGGGCCTGTGGTGGGTTTGATATCTTTCTGTGTCATCGGTTCCAACTCCTTGTCAAACAAAAGGAATCGAGGCCGAGTTCGAACACGGAGATGCACGCCGAGCCGAGGGCGTGGCGCTTCCATGCCGTTCTCTTTCATCCGGACTTTCACCGTCGGCTTCGGAATCTCACCGAATCTGCTGACCCCGGCCTTGCCGGGCGCTCGCGGGCTTCATGGAAGAGCCGGGTGGCTCTCTCATGTCACCGCCGGTGGGGACTTTCACCCCGCCCCGAGAACTTT
Encoded proteins:
- a CDS encoding 6,7-dimethyl-8-ribityllumazine synthase, which gives rise to MTQKDIKPTTGPVGGRIAFVQARWHHDMTSQARSGFAAEFAERGFGGDRVDYFEVPGAFEIPLMAQRLAARPDYDAIVATAFVVDGGIYRHDFVASAVIDGLMRVQLDSGVPVLSVVLTPHHFHGTDDHIGFFRAHMEAKGREAAHACLEVLDLEEKLAA
- the msrP gene encoding protein-methionine-sulfoxide reductase catalytic subunit MsrP — encoded protein: MLLKRWKGWELPESAATPESVFHNRRALLKGIAAGPMVLSAAALTGCGEEATADGDPASMIAALPPDPSAHLYPVKRNPAYADAGKNYPLTAEDLATSYNNFYEFGSHKDISRAAQDLKIRPWTVTLDGEVTKTRTIDIDDLLDQMPLEERVYRHRCVETWSMVVPWSGFPLSALVKLAEPLASAKYVRMETFMDPEMARGQKQHWYPWPYTEGLTIEEAMNDLAFIATGIYGKPMPRQNGAPLRLAVPWKYGFKSVKSITRFTFTSERPVSYWESLQASEYGFWANVNPEVPHPRWSQASERPLGGGTKIPTLLYNGYAEQVAGLYKGLEGERLFM